One Perognathus longimembris pacificus isolate PPM17 chromosome 2, ASM2315922v1, whole genome shotgun sequence DNA segment encodes these proteins:
- the Ube2d1 gene encoding ubiquitin-conjugating enzyme E2 D1 — MALKRIQKELSDLQRDPPAHCSAGPVGDDLFHWQATIMGPPDSAYQGGVFFLTVHFPTDYPFKPPKIAFTTKIYHPNINSNGSICLDILRSQWSPALTVSKVLLSICSLLCDPNPDDPLVPDIAQIYKSDKEKYNRHAREWTQKYAM; from the exons ATGGCGCTGAAGCGGATTCAGAAA GAATTAAGTGATCTACAACGTGATCCACCTGCTCACTGCTCAGCTGGCCCCGTGGGAGATGACT TGTTCCACTGGCAAGCAACTATTATGGGGCCT CCTGATAGCGCATATCAAGGTGGAGTCTTCTTTCTCACTGTACATTTTCCGACAGATTATCCTTTTAAACCACCAAAG ATTGCTTTCACAACAAAAATTTACCATCCCAATATAAACAGTAATGGGAGCATTTGTCTTgacatcctgagatctcagtggTCACCAGCCTTGACTGTATCAAAAG tTTTATTATCCATATGTTCTCTACTTTGTGATCCTAATCCAGATGACCCCTTAGTACCAGATATTGCACAAATCTATAAATCAGACAAAGAAAA ATACAACAGACACGCAAGAGAATGGACTCAGAAATATgcaatgtaa